The window CGATCACCGCGACGAGGTCGAGGCCTGCAAGGACGCCGGTCGCCAGCGCCGCGGTGACAACCACCAGCAGCGGATTGAAGCGCAGCGCAAAGCCCGCCACCACGATGGCGATGCCGGCCAGCGGCAAGTAGTTCATTCCCGTTCCTCCCCGTATCCGCCCCCGCCGGGCGTCAGAATGACGAAAGCGTCGCCCGGCTTCATTTCGGCATGACCGGTCGCGCCCAGTTCCTCGATGCTGCCATCGGTGCGTTCGACCCAGTTGTGCCCCGGCTGCGCATCGCCGCCGCCGCAAATCCCGCGCGGCGCGATTGCTCGCCGGTTGGCGAGCATGTTCGCGCGCATGGGTTCGAGGAATGTGACGCGCCGCTCCACCCCGTCGCCCCCGCGATGCACGCCCCTGCCTCCCGAGCCGCGCCTGATGGCGAAGCGGTCGAGCCGCACCGGCAGGCGCGTTTCCAGGATTTCGGGATCGGTCAGGCGCGAATTGGTCATGTGGGTCTGCACCGCACTGGTCCCCTCGTGATCTGGGCCTGCGCCCGAACCGCCGGCGATAGTCTCGTAATACTGGTGCCGCTCGTTGCCGAAGGTGAAATTGTTCATCGTGCCCTGTGACGGCGCAAGCTTGCCGGTCGCAGCGAACAGCGCGTCGGTGACGACCTGGCTCGTCTCCACATTGCCCGCCACGACCGCTGCGCCCGGTTCGGGGTCGAGCATCGAACCTTCGGGCACGACCAGTTCGACCGGCCGCAGGCACCCGTCGTTCATCGGGATGGCATCGTCGATCAGCGTACGCAGGACATAAAGGGCCGCCGCACGCGTGATTGAGCGCGGCGCGTTGAAATTGTCGGGCAGCTGCATACTGGTCCCGGTGAAGTCGAACACGGCGCTGCGGCTTTCGCGGTCGATGCGGATGGCCACCCTGACCTCGGCCCCGTTGTCCATCGGATAGGCGAAGCTGCCGTCGTCCAGCCGGTCCAGCAGCCGCCGCACGCTTTCCTCCGCATTTGCGAGGACGTGGCCCATGTAGGCCGCGACTACCGCCTCGCCCTGGTCGCGCGCCGACTGGACGAGTAGTTCGCTCCCCCGCGTGCAGGCGGCCAGTTGCGCGCGCAAATCGGAGATATTGCGGTCGGGATTGCGCGCCGGATAGCGGGCCGATGCGAGGACTTCGCGCACGGCGTCCTCGCGAAAATGGCCCTCGTCCACCATCAGGAGGTTGTCGATGAGGACGCCCTCTTCCTCGATCGTGGCGCTTTCGGGCGGCATGGAACCCGGCGCGATGCCGCCAATGTCCGCATGGTGGCCGCGCGCCGCAACGAAGGCATCCGGTTCATCGCCAGTCTCGCCATAGAACACCGGCACAATGACCGTGATGTCGGGCAGATGCGTGCCGCCGCGATAAGGGTCGTTGAGGACATAGGCATCGCCCCGCCGGAAGCCGCGTCCGTCGCGTGCTTCGCCGCGCGCCTCGATGACGCGGGCGATGCTGTCGCCCATCGAACCGAGGTGCACAGGGATATGCGGTGCATTGGCGATCAGCGCGCCGCTCGCATCAAACAGCGCGCAGGAGAAATCGAGCCGCTCCTTGATGTTCACCGAAGTCGCGGTCGACTGGAGGACCACGCCCATTTCCTCGGCAATGGCCATGAAGAGGTTGTTGAATATTTCGAGCCGGACAGGATCGACAATTGTTCCGGCCGCACGGTCGCGTTCGAGCGCCTCGGTCCGGGTGAGGACCAGGCTGCCCTCCTTGGCGAGCCGCGCGTGCCAGCCGGGTTCCACCACGGTGGTCGAGCCGGGATCGATGACCAGCGCTGGTCCGGCAATTTCCTCGCCAACCTTCATCGAACTGCGTTCCACCGTCGGCCATGTGCCGCTGGCAGTGCCTCTTGCCTCCTGCGGCTCCGCCTCGACCGCGCCGAGCCCGCCAGATGTGCCGCTGGCTTCGACGCTCAGCGCCTCCACAACAATGGGCGCAGTCTCGTCCGAATAGCCGAAGCGCTGGCGGTGAAGCTTGCGGAAGGCCGCGTCCATTTCGCGCGTCTCGCCGCAAGGTACGGCCAGCATGGAATCGCTGCCCGCGAAGCGCAGCCGTGCGCTCGCATCGATGCGGATGTCCTCGACACCCTGTGCGACAAGAGCATCCCGCGCCTCGGCTTCCAGCGCGGCCAGATCGGCAGAATAATCGTCGCCCAGCGCGCGCACTAGGCTGACTTCGCGGATCGTCTTCACGGGTGCAAGGCCGATACCATAGGCGGACAGGATGCCGGCCAGCGGATGCACGAGGACGGTCTCGATGCCGAGTTCGTCGGCCACCTTGCAGGCGTGCTGCCCGCCCGCACCTCCGAAACAGGCCAGCGCGTACGCGGTGACGTCGTGCCCGCGCGCGACCGATATCTTGCGGATCGCATTGGCCATGGAGTCGACCGCGATGGCGAGGAAGCCTTCGGCGATTTCCTCCAGCGGCCTCGGCTCTGGCAACAACGCCGCCACTTCCTCCAGCCGCCGGCGCGCTGCTTCCGGATCGAGTGGTTCGTCACCTGCAGGCCCGAAGACACTCGGAAAGAAGGCCGGATCGAGCCTGCCGAGGAACAGGTTGCAATCGGTCACCGTCAGCGGTCCGCCCTTGCGGTAACAGGCCGGTCCCGGATCCGCGCCTGCGCTTTCAGGTCCGACGCGAAAGCGCGAGCCATCGAAACGGCAGATCGAGCCCCCGCCTGCAGCCACAGTGTGTATCTGCATCATAGGCGCGGCCACGCGCACGCCCGCCACGACGCTATCGCCGGTTAGCTCGAACTCGCCCGAATAATGCGCGACGTCGGTGCTGGTCCCGCCCATGTCGAAGCCGATAATCCGATGATACCCGAGCGGAGCGCTGGCTGCGACCATGCCGACCACGCCGCCGGCCGGACCGGACAGGATCGCATCCTTGCCGCGGAAGGCGCCGACTTCGGCGAGGCCGCCGTTCGACTGCATGAAGCGCAGCCTTTCGGCCCCGGGAAGTTCCGCCTGCAACCCGTCGGTGTAACGCCTCAGAACGGGCGATAGATAGGCATCCACCACCGTCGTATCGCCCCGTGGGACGAGCTTGATCAGCGGGCTGACCTCGTGGCTGACGCTGACCTGCGCGAAGCCCATATCGCGCGCGATCGCAGCGATTTGGGTCTCGTGAGCGCGATATTTCCACCCGTGCACCAGCACGATGGCAAGGGCATCGAAACCTTCCGTGCGCAGCTCTTCGAGATCGGCACGGACCTGCGCCTCGTCGAGCGGTTGGAGGACTTCGCCATCCACCGCGACGCGTTCGGTCACCTCGACCACGCGCGCAGGCAATTGTTCGGGCAGGACGATATGGCGCGCGAAAATCTCGGGCCGCGCCTGCGTCCCGATGCGCAGCGCATCGCCGAACCCGCGCGTTATCAGCAGGGCCAACCGCTCTCCCTTGCGCTCGAGCAGCGCATTGGTCGCCACCGTGGTGCCCACGCGCAGTTCGGCAATCGGGCCCGGGCCGTGGCGTGCCATGAGACGGCGCACCGCCTCGCTCGCCGCATCGGCATAATGGCCGGGGTTTTCGCTCAGCAGCTTGTCGGTCACCAGCCGCCCTGCGGGCGTGGTGGCGACGACATCGGTAAAGGTCCCCCCGCGATCGATCGCGAAGCGCCATGCGGCTGCTCTCTCGCTCATCGCGCGCACCCTAGGCGCGCGCGCGGCTCATGCAAGACGCGATCGGACCGCCGCGCCGCGACGCATCATGCGAACGGCGCGGCGGCGCCGGTAATCGTGGCTATTCGGCGGCTTCTGCCGCGCGCGGCTTGACGGTGACGGATGTGCCTTCGTCGGAAGTGGCGGTGAAGGAACCGTCCGCTCCTTGCTCGCCTTCGGTCCAGCACAGGCCGTCTTCACCCGTCGGCGTGAAACAGGACTTGCCGTCCACGACCGCCCAGGTGCCGGAAATCTGCGAACCATCGGCAGCGGTCGCGACATAGGTCCCGTCGGCGCTGGTTTCCATCACGGACGCAGTCCCGTCTTCCCAGGTCACGTCATAGGTGCCGGGCCCCGTACCGTTGGCGGTCGTCATTTCAGGGGCTTCGGCAGCGGCCGGTGTTTCCTCGGCAGCCGGTTCTTCTGCCGGTTCGGCAGTGCAGGCAACAAGGGTCAGTGGCAGGATGGCAATGGCAAGATAGCGCATGAGGTCTCTCCCTCCCAAAAGGGCGACCACAGGCGCTCTCTTACCACGCCTTCATCAAAAGCGGAAACGCCGTTCCGCTTGGGGGCGGATCAGATATCCGCGTCGCGCTTCACCGTGATGACCTGCGGATAGGTGAATTCCTTGAGGCCATCGATGCCGTATTCCGCGCCGAAGCCGGACTGCTTGTGCCCGCCGAAGGGCGCCAGCGGCGAGATGTGGAGATATTCATTCACCCACACCGTGCCGGTTTCCAGCTGTTCGGCGATCTCGACGCCCTTGTCGGCATCCTTGGTCCAGACCGCACCGGCAAGGCCGTATTCGGAATTGTTGGCGCGCTCGATCGCTTCCTCGACGCTGGAGAAC of the Qipengyuania gaetbuli genome contains:
- a CDS encoding hydantoinase B/oxoprolinase family protein, encoding MSERAAAWRFAIDRGGTFTDVVATTPAGRLVTDKLLSENPGHYADAASEAVRRLMARHGPGPIAELRVGTTVATNALLERKGERLALLITRGFGDALRIGTQARPEIFARHIVLPEQLPARVVEVTERVAVDGEVLQPLDEAQVRADLEELRTEGFDALAIVLVHGWKYRAHETQIAAIARDMGFAQVSVSHEVSPLIKLVPRGDTTVVDAYLSPVLRRYTDGLQAELPGAERLRFMQSNGGLAEVGAFRGKDAILSGPAGGVVGMVAASAPLGYHRIIGFDMGGTSTDVAHYSGEFELTGDSVVAGVRVAAPMMQIHTVAAGGGSICRFDGSRFRVGPESAGADPGPACYRKGGPLTVTDCNLFLGRLDPAFFPSVFGPAGDEPLDPEAARRRLEEVAALLPEPRPLEEIAEGFLAIAVDSMANAIRKISVARGHDVTAYALACFGGAGGQHACKVADELGIETVLVHPLAGILSAYGIGLAPVKTIREVSLVRALGDDYSADLAALEAEARDALVAQGVEDIRIDASARLRFAGSDSMLAVPCGETREMDAAFRKLHRQRFGYSDETAPIVVEALSVEASGTSGGLGAVEAEPQEARGTASGTWPTVERSSMKVGEEIAGPALVIDPGSTTVVEPGWHARLAKEGSLVLTRTEALERDRAAGTIVDPVRLEIFNNLFMAIAEEMGVVLQSTATSVNIKERLDFSCALFDASGALIANAPHIPVHLGSMGDSIARVIEARGEARDGRGFRRGDAYVLNDPYRGGTHLPDITVIVPVFYGETGDEPDAFVAARGHHADIGGIAPGSMPPESATIEEEGVLIDNLLMVDEGHFREDAVREVLASARYPARNPDRNISDLRAQLAACTRGSELLVQSARDQGEAVVAAYMGHVLANAEESVRRLLDRLDDGSFAYPMDNGAEVRVAIRIDRESRSAVFDFTGTSMQLPDNFNAPRSITRAAALYVLRTLIDDAIPMNDGCLRPVELVVPEGSMLDPEPGAAVVAGNVETSQVVTDALFAATGKLAPSQGTMNNFTFGNERHQYYETIAGGSGAGPDHEGTSAVQTHMTNSRLTDPEILETRLPVRLDRFAIRRGSGGRGVHRGGDGVERRVTFLEPMRANMLANRRAIAPRGICGGGDAQPGHNWVERTDGSIEELGATGHAEMKPGDAFVILTPGGGGYGEERE